One Diceros bicornis minor isolate mBicDic1 chromosome 11, mDicBic1.mat.cur, whole genome shotgun sequence genomic region harbors:
- the PCDH18 gene encoding protocadherin-18 isoform X2: MYQMKGKMHFRFVFAILMVSFNAEVLSKNLKYRIYEEQRVGSVVARLSEDVADVLVKLPNPSTVRFRAMQRGNSPLLVVNEDNGEISIGAKIDREQLCQKNLNCSIEFDVITLPTEHLQLFHIEVEVLDINDNSPQFSRSLIPIEISESAAVGTRIPLDSAFDPDVGENSLHTYSLSANDFFNIEVRTRTDGAKYAELIVVRELDRELKSSYELQLTASDMGVPQRSGSSILKISISDSNDNSPAFEQQSYIIQLLENSPVGTLLLDLNATDPDEGANGKIVYSFSSHVSPKIIETFKIDSERGHLTLFKQVDYEITKSYEIDVQAQDLGPNSIPAHCKIIIKVVDVNDNKPEININLMSPGKEEISYIFEGDPIDTFVALVRVQDKDSGLNGEIVCKLHGHGHFKLQKTYENNYLILTNATLDREKRSEYSLTVIAEDKGTPSLSTVKHFTVQINDINDNPPHFQRSRYEFAISENNSPGAYITTVTATDPDLGENGQVTYTILESFILGSSITTYVTIDPSNGAIYALRIFDHEEVSQIIFVVEARDGGSPKQLVSNTTVVLTIIDENDNVPVVIGPALRNNTAEISIPKGADSGFHVTRIRAIDRDSGANAELSCSILAGNEENIFVIDPRSCDIHTNVSVESVPYTEWELSVIIQDKGHPQLHTKVLVKCVILEYAESVTSTAMTSVSQASLDVSMIIIISLGAICAVLLVIMVLFATRCNREKKDTRSYNCRVAESTYQHHPKRPSRQIHKGDITLVPTINGTLPIRSHHRSSPSSSPTLERGQMGSRQSHNSHQSLNSLVTISSNHVPENFSLELTHATPAVEVSQLLSMLHQGQYQPRPSFRGNKYSRSYRYALQDMDKFSLKDSGRGDSEAGDSDYDLGRDSPIDRLLGEGFSDLFLTDGRIPAAMRLCTEECRVLGHSDQCWMPPLPSPSSDYRSNMFIPGEEFPAQPQQQHPHQSLEDDTQPADSAEKKKSFSTFGKDSPNDEDSGDTSTSSLLSEMSSVFQRLLPPSLDTYSECSEVDRSNSLERRKGPLPAKTVGYPQGVAAWAASTHFQNPTNNSGPPLGTHSSVQPSSKWLPAMEEIPENYEEDDFDNVLNHLNDGKHELMDASELVAEINKLLQDVRQS; encoded by the exons ATGTACCAAATGAAGGGTAAAATGCACTTTAGATTCGTTTTTGCAATCCTGATGGTGTCTTTCAACGCCGAGGTACTGAGCAAGAATTTGAAATACAGGATTTACGAGGAGCAGAGGGTTGGATCAGTAGTTGCAAGACTGTCGGAGGATGTGGCTGATGTCTTAGTTAAGCTACCTAATCCTTCCACTGTTCGTTTTCGAGCCATGCAAAGGGGAAATTCTCCTCTACTTGTAGTAAATGAGGATAATGGAGAAATCAGCATAGGGGCTAAAATTGACCGGGAACAGCTGTGCCAGAAAAACTTGAACTGTTCTATAGAGTTTGATGTGATCACTCTGCCCACTGAGCATTTGCAGCTTTTCCATATTGAAGTTGAAGTGCTGGACATTAATGACAATTCTCCCCAGTTTTCAAGATCTCTCATACCCATTGAGATATCTGAGAGTGCAGCTGTTGGCACTCGCATCCCCCTGGACAGTGCGTTTGATCCAGATGTTGGGGAAAATTCCCTCCATACATATTCACTCTCtgccaatgatttttttaatattgaggtTCGGACCAGGACTGATGGAGCCAAGTATGCAGAACTCATAGTGGTCAGAGAGCTGGATCGGGAGCTGAAGTCAAGCTATGAGCTTCAGCTCACTGCCTCAGACATGGGGGTGCCTCAGCGGTCTGGCTCATCCATTCTGAAAATAAGCATTTCAGACTCCAATGACAACAGCCCTGCTTTTGAGCAGCAGTCTTATATAATACAACTCTTAGAAAACTCCCCCGTTGGCACTTTGCTCCTAGATCTGAATGCCACTGATCCAGATGAGGGCGCTAATGGGAAAATTGTCTATTCCTTCAGCAGTCATGTGTCTCCCAAAATTATAGAGACTTTCAAAATTGATTCAGAAAGAGGACATTTGACTCTTTTCAAGCAAGTGGATTATGAAATCACCAAATCCTATGAGATTGATGTTCAAGCTCAAGATTTGGGTCCGAATTCAATCCCAGCTCATTGCAAAATTATAATTAAAGTTGTGGATGTTAATGACAATAAACCGGAAATTAACATAAACCTCATGTCccctggaaaagaagaaatatcttatATTTTTGAAGGGGATCCTATTGACACATTTGTTGCTTTGGTCAGGGTTCAGGACAAAGATTCTGGGCTAAATGGAGAAATAGTTTGTAAGCTTCATGGACATGGTCACTTTAAACTTCAAAAGACTTATGAAAACAATTATTTAATCTTGACAAATGCCACACTGGATAGAGAAAAGAGATCTGAATACAGTTTGACTGTGATCGCTGAGGACAAGGGGACACCCAGTCTCTCTACAGTAAAACATTTTACTGTTCAAATCAATGATATAAATGACAATCCACCTCACTTCCAGAGAAGTCGATATGAATTTGCCATCTCAGAGAATAACTCGCCTGGGGCATATATCACCACCGTTACAGCCACAGACCCCGATCTTGGAGAAAATGGGCAAGTTACATATACCATTTTGGAGAGTTTTATCCTGGGAAGTTCCATAACTACATATGTAACCATTGACCCATCTAATGGAGCCATCTATGCCCTCAGAATCTTTGATCATGAAGAAGTGAGTCAGATCATTTTCGTGGTGGAAGCAAGAGATGGAGGAAGTCCGAAGCAACTTGTAAGCAATACCACAGTTGTGCTCACCATCATTGATGAAAATGACAACGTTCCTGTGGTTATAGGGCCTGCACTGCGCAATAATACTGCAGAAATCTCCATCCCCAAAGGGGCTGACAGCGGCTTTCATGTCACAAGAATAAGGGCTATTGACAGAGACTCGGGTGCGAATGCTGAACTCAGCTGCTCCATACTAGCAGGTAACGAGGAGAACATCTTTGTAATTGATCCACGATCATGTGACATCCATACCAACGTGAGTGTGGAATCTGTTCCTTACACAGAATGGGAGCTCTCAGTTATCATCCAGGACAAAGGCCATCCTCAGCTGCATACCAAAGTCCTTGTGAAGTGCGTGATCCTTGAATATGCAGAGTCAGTGACAAGTACAGCAATGACCTCAGTAAGCCAGGCATCTCTGGATGTCTCTATGAttataattatttccttaggagcAATTTGTGCAGTGTTGTTGGTTATTATGGTGCTGTTTGCAACGAGGTGTAACCGAGAAAAGAAAGACACTAGATCCTACAACTGCAGGGTAGCAGAATCAACTTACCAGCACCACCCAAAAAGACCATCCAGGCAGATTCACAAAGGGGACATTACATTGGTGCCTACCATAAATGGCACTCTGCCCATCAGATCTCATCACAGATCGTCTCCATCTTCGTCTCCTACCCTAGAAAGAGGGCAAATGGGCAGCCGGCAGAGTCACAACAGTCACCAGTCTCTCAACAGTTTGGTGACAATCTCATCGAACCACGTGCCAGAGAATTTCTCCTTAGAACTCACCCATGCCACTCCTGCTGTTGAG GTCTCACAGCTTCTCTCAATGCTTCACCAGGGACAATACCAGCCAAGGCCAAGTTTTCGTGGAAACAAATATTCCAGGAGCTATAG ATATGCCCTTCAAGACATGGACAAATTTAGCTTGAAAGACAGTGGCCGTGGTGACAGTGAAGCAGGAGACAGTGATTATGATTTGGGACGAGATTCTCCAATAGACAGGCTACTGGGTGAAGGATTCAGCGACCTGTTTCTTACAGATGGAAGAATTCCAGCAG CTATGAGGCTCTGCACGGAGGAGTGCAGAGTCCTGGGACACTCTGACCAGTGCTGGATGCCGCCGCTGCCCTCGCCATCCTCTGACTATAGGAGTAACATGTTCATTCCGGGAGAAGAATTCCCAGCACAACCCCAGCAGCAGCATCCGCATCAGAGTCTTGAGGATGACACCCAGCCTGCAGACTCTGCTGAGAAGAAGAAGAGTTTTTCCACTTTTGGGAAGGACTCCCCAAACGATGAGGACTCTGGGGATACCAGTACATCCTCTCTACTCTCGGAAATGAGCAGTGTGTTCCAACGCCTCTTACCCCCTTCCCTGGACACCTATTCTGAGTGCAGTGAGGTGGATCGGTCCAACTCTCTGGAACGCCGGAAGGGACCTTTGCCAGCCAAGACTGTGGGTTACCCACAAGGGGTGGCAGCCTGGGCAGCCAGTACACATTTTCAAAATCCCACCAACAACTCTGGGCCCCCACTGGGAACTCATTCCAGTGTGCAACCTTCTTCAAAGTGGCTGCCGGCCATGGAGGAGATCCCTGAAAATTACGAAGAAGATGATTTTGACAATGTGCTCAACCATCTCAATGACGGGAAACATGAACTCATGGATGCCAGTGAGCTAGTGGCTGAGATTAATAAACTGCTCCAAGATGTCCGCCAGAGCTAG
- the PCDH18 gene encoding protocadherin-18 isoform X1 — MYQMKGKMHFRFVFAILMVSFNAEVLSKNLKYRIYEEQRVGSVVARLSEDVADVLVKLPNPSTVRFRAMQRGNSPLLVVNEDNGEISIGAKIDREQLCQKNLNCSIEFDVITLPTEHLQLFHIEVEVLDINDNSPQFSRSLIPIEISESAAVGTRIPLDSAFDPDVGENSLHTYSLSANDFFNIEVRTRTDGAKYAELIVVRELDRELKSSYELQLTASDMGVPQRSGSSILKISISDSNDNSPAFEQQSYIIQLLENSPVGTLLLDLNATDPDEGANGKIVYSFSSHVSPKIIETFKIDSERGHLTLFKQVDYEITKSYEIDVQAQDLGPNSIPAHCKIIIKVVDVNDNKPEININLMSPGKEEISYIFEGDPIDTFVALVRVQDKDSGLNGEIVCKLHGHGHFKLQKTYENNYLILTNATLDREKRSEYSLTVIAEDKGTPSLSTVKHFTVQINDINDNPPHFQRSRYEFAISENNSPGAYITTVTATDPDLGENGQVTYTILESFILGSSITTYVTIDPSNGAIYALRIFDHEEVSQIIFVVEARDGGSPKQLVSNTTVVLTIIDENDNVPVVIGPALRNNTAEISIPKGADSGFHVTRIRAIDRDSGANAELSCSILAGNEENIFVIDPRSCDIHTNVSVESVPYTEWELSVIIQDKGHPQLHTKVLVKCVILEYAESVTSTAMTSVSQASLDVSMIIIISLGAICAVLLVIMVLFATRCNREKKDTRSYNCRVAESTYQHHPKRPSRQIHKGDITLVPTINGTLPIRSHHRSSPSSSPTLERGQMGSRQSHNSHQSLNSLVTISSNHVPENFSLELTHATPAVEQVSQLLSMLHQGQYQPRPSFRGNKYSRSYRYALQDMDKFSLKDSGRGDSEAGDSDYDLGRDSPIDRLLGEGFSDLFLTDGRIPAAMRLCTEECRVLGHSDQCWMPPLPSPSSDYRSNMFIPGEEFPAQPQQQHPHQSLEDDTQPADSAEKKKSFSTFGKDSPNDEDSGDTSTSSLLSEMSSVFQRLLPPSLDTYSECSEVDRSNSLERRKGPLPAKTVGYPQGVAAWAASTHFQNPTNNSGPPLGTHSSVQPSSKWLPAMEEIPENYEEDDFDNVLNHLNDGKHELMDASELVAEINKLLQDVRQS; from the exons ATGTACCAAATGAAGGGTAAAATGCACTTTAGATTCGTTTTTGCAATCCTGATGGTGTCTTTCAACGCCGAGGTACTGAGCAAGAATTTGAAATACAGGATTTACGAGGAGCAGAGGGTTGGATCAGTAGTTGCAAGACTGTCGGAGGATGTGGCTGATGTCTTAGTTAAGCTACCTAATCCTTCCACTGTTCGTTTTCGAGCCATGCAAAGGGGAAATTCTCCTCTACTTGTAGTAAATGAGGATAATGGAGAAATCAGCATAGGGGCTAAAATTGACCGGGAACAGCTGTGCCAGAAAAACTTGAACTGTTCTATAGAGTTTGATGTGATCACTCTGCCCACTGAGCATTTGCAGCTTTTCCATATTGAAGTTGAAGTGCTGGACATTAATGACAATTCTCCCCAGTTTTCAAGATCTCTCATACCCATTGAGATATCTGAGAGTGCAGCTGTTGGCACTCGCATCCCCCTGGACAGTGCGTTTGATCCAGATGTTGGGGAAAATTCCCTCCATACATATTCACTCTCtgccaatgatttttttaatattgaggtTCGGACCAGGACTGATGGAGCCAAGTATGCAGAACTCATAGTGGTCAGAGAGCTGGATCGGGAGCTGAAGTCAAGCTATGAGCTTCAGCTCACTGCCTCAGACATGGGGGTGCCTCAGCGGTCTGGCTCATCCATTCTGAAAATAAGCATTTCAGACTCCAATGACAACAGCCCTGCTTTTGAGCAGCAGTCTTATATAATACAACTCTTAGAAAACTCCCCCGTTGGCACTTTGCTCCTAGATCTGAATGCCACTGATCCAGATGAGGGCGCTAATGGGAAAATTGTCTATTCCTTCAGCAGTCATGTGTCTCCCAAAATTATAGAGACTTTCAAAATTGATTCAGAAAGAGGACATTTGACTCTTTTCAAGCAAGTGGATTATGAAATCACCAAATCCTATGAGATTGATGTTCAAGCTCAAGATTTGGGTCCGAATTCAATCCCAGCTCATTGCAAAATTATAATTAAAGTTGTGGATGTTAATGACAATAAACCGGAAATTAACATAAACCTCATGTCccctggaaaagaagaaatatcttatATTTTTGAAGGGGATCCTATTGACACATTTGTTGCTTTGGTCAGGGTTCAGGACAAAGATTCTGGGCTAAATGGAGAAATAGTTTGTAAGCTTCATGGACATGGTCACTTTAAACTTCAAAAGACTTATGAAAACAATTATTTAATCTTGACAAATGCCACACTGGATAGAGAAAAGAGATCTGAATACAGTTTGACTGTGATCGCTGAGGACAAGGGGACACCCAGTCTCTCTACAGTAAAACATTTTACTGTTCAAATCAATGATATAAATGACAATCCACCTCACTTCCAGAGAAGTCGATATGAATTTGCCATCTCAGAGAATAACTCGCCTGGGGCATATATCACCACCGTTACAGCCACAGACCCCGATCTTGGAGAAAATGGGCAAGTTACATATACCATTTTGGAGAGTTTTATCCTGGGAAGTTCCATAACTACATATGTAACCATTGACCCATCTAATGGAGCCATCTATGCCCTCAGAATCTTTGATCATGAAGAAGTGAGTCAGATCATTTTCGTGGTGGAAGCAAGAGATGGAGGAAGTCCGAAGCAACTTGTAAGCAATACCACAGTTGTGCTCACCATCATTGATGAAAATGACAACGTTCCTGTGGTTATAGGGCCTGCACTGCGCAATAATACTGCAGAAATCTCCATCCCCAAAGGGGCTGACAGCGGCTTTCATGTCACAAGAATAAGGGCTATTGACAGAGACTCGGGTGCGAATGCTGAACTCAGCTGCTCCATACTAGCAGGTAACGAGGAGAACATCTTTGTAATTGATCCACGATCATGTGACATCCATACCAACGTGAGTGTGGAATCTGTTCCTTACACAGAATGGGAGCTCTCAGTTATCATCCAGGACAAAGGCCATCCTCAGCTGCATACCAAAGTCCTTGTGAAGTGCGTGATCCTTGAATATGCAGAGTCAGTGACAAGTACAGCAATGACCTCAGTAAGCCAGGCATCTCTGGATGTCTCTATGAttataattatttccttaggagcAATTTGTGCAGTGTTGTTGGTTATTATGGTGCTGTTTGCAACGAGGTGTAACCGAGAAAAGAAAGACACTAGATCCTACAACTGCAGGGTAGCAGAATCAACTTACCAGCACCACCCAAAAAGACCATCCAGGCAGATTCACAAAGGGGACATTACATTGGTGCCTACCATAAATGGCACTCTGCCCATCAGATCTCATCACAGATCGTCTCCATCTTCGTCTCCTACCCTAGAAAGAGGGCAAATGGGCAGCCGGCAGAGTCACAACAGTCACCAGTCTCTCAACAGTTTGGTGACAATCTCATCGAACCACGTGCCAGAGAATTTCTCCTTAGAACTCACCCATGCCACTCCTGCTGTTGAG CAGGTCTCACAGCTTCTCTCAATGCTTCACCAGGGACAATACCAGCCAAGGCCAAGTTTTCGTGGAAACAAATATTCCAGGAGCTATAG ATATGCCCTTCAAGACATGGACAAATTTAGCTTGAAAGACAGTGGCCGTGGTGACAGTGAAGCAGGAGACAGTGATTATGATTTGGGACGAGATTCTCCAATAGACAGGCTACTGGGTGAAGGATTCAGCGACCTGTTTCTTACAGATGGAAGAATTCCAGCAG CTATGAGGCTCTGCACGGAGGAGTGCAGAGTCCTGGGACACTCTGACCAGTGCTGGATGCCGCCGCTGCCCTCGCCATCCTCTGACTATAGGAGTAACATGTTCATTCCGGGAGAAGAATTCCCAGCACAACCCCAGCAGCAGCATCCGCATCAGAGTCTTGAGGATGACACCCAGCCTGCAGACTCTGCTGAGAAGAAGAAGAGTTTTTCCACTTTTGGGAAGGACTCCCCAAACGATGAGGACTCTGGGGATACCAGTACATCCTCTCTACTCTCGGAAATGAGCAGTGTGTTCCAACGCCTCTTACCCCCTTCCCTGGACACCTATTCTGAGTGCAGTGAGGTGGATCGGTCCAACTCTCTGGAACGCCGGAAGGGACCTTTGCCAGCCAAGACTGTGGGTTACCCACAAGGGGTGGCAGCCTGGGCAGCCAGTACACATTTTCAAAATCCCACCAACAACTCTGGGCCCCCACTGGGAACTCATTCCAGTGTGCAACCTTCTTCAAAGTGGCTGCCGGCCATGGAGGAGATCCCTGAAAATTACGAAGAAGATGATTTTGACAATGTGCTCAACCATCTCAATGACGGGAAACATGAACTCATGGATGCCAGTGAGCTAGTGGCTGAGATTAATAAACTGCTCCAAGATGTCCGCCAGAGCTAG